In Fundulus heteroclitus isolate FHET01 chromosome 16, MU-UCD_Fhet_4.1, whole genome shotgun sequence, a single genomic region encodes these proteins:
- the LOC105938886 gene encoding protein NATD1: MSLKITSRLVGLTGRVVSCHTSSGGRFTVKHDRQNQRFTVTTGSGAGANECAVLSYKFTGQKEVDLMSTFVPETFRGQGIAAVLSQAAMDFLVEENLKARISCWYIKKYIDEQPQQQYKDFIIS, encoded by the exons ATGTCCTTAAAAATAACTTCCAGACTCGTTGGCTTGACTGGACGTGTCGTGTCATGCCACACCTCCTCAGGCGGACGGTTTACGGTCAAACATGACCGACAGAACCAGCGCTTCACCGTGACGACAGGCAGCGGCGCAG GGGCCAATGAATGCGCCGTGCTGTCCTACAAGTTCACTGGGCAGAAGGAGGTGGACCTGATGTCCACTTTTGTTCCCGAGACATTTAGGGGCCAAGGCATCGCTGCGGTTCTGTCACAG GCTGCCATGGATTTCCTGGTTGAGGAGAACCTAAAGGCGCGCATATCCTGCTGGTACATAAAGAAATACATTGATGAGCAGCCTCAGCAGCAGTATAAGGACTTCATCATCTCCTGA